The Mycobacterium seoulense genomic interval CGTCTGCGCCGCGCTGCTTCGATGAGCAACTCGGCCGCACTGGCGACGCTTTCGGCGGGCTTGGTCATGCGCGTGGCGAGCTCCCGCGCCCGAGCGGCGCATTCGGGGGAGAGCGTCCGACGGAGGTCTGTGACCAGCGAGCGTTGGGTGGTGGCCGAGAAACGCCGGGCGGTGCCGACGTTGAGTCGTTTGACCTGATTTCCCCAATATGGCTGATCGGCGGAACTCCACAGGATCAACGTAGGTGCGCCGGCGCGCAGGCTTGCGGCAGTGGTGCCCGAGCCGCCGTGGTGCACCACCGCCCGGCAGGCGGGAAAGACTGCGGCATAATTCACGACACCCACCACTTTGACGTGGTCATAGCCCGGTACGTCGCTGAAGTCGTTCCCGCCGAAACAAATCAACGCCCGCTCACCCAACTCTGCACACGCGGCGCTGATCATTGCGACCGTGTCGGCCGGGGACTCCACGGGTATGCTCCCGAAGCCGAAGCAGACTGGCGGTGGTCCTGCCGCGATCCACGCTGCGACCTCCTGGTCGGCATCGGTGCTCAACTCCATCGCGAGCGCACCCACGAAGGGCCGCCGCGGACCCCACTTCGCCCATTCGGCCGCCAATCCGGGGAAGCACGCCTGGTCGTAGGCCTGGATTTCCAGCGACCCACGCTCGGCGACCCGTCGCGATGAACGAACCTTCGCCTCGGGGAGACCGAGCTCACGGCGCTGCGCATTCTCCACACTTTTCGTCGAGCGCCAAAACAGCCACTCGGTCGCCGTCATCATGGAGCGAACCGCGGCCGGCGGCGCGCTGGGAACAAGCTCACCGTTGGCCCGCATCGGAAAGTGATGCAACGCGGCTAACGGGATGTCGTAATGCTCCGCAACGTTGGCGGCGGGCTGCTCGAAATTGATGCCGGTGGACAATAGATCAGCCCCTTCCGCCAGTGATAGCAAGGTCGCACCAACCTCGCCCCAGTGCCGGATGATCGGCTCCCACACCCTACGCACCACACGGATCGGTCCGCGGATCGTCCAAACGCTGCGGAAGAAATCCCTCCACATGTTTCGCAAGAACTCTTCGTCCAAAAAGTTCTGCAGTTTTGGTCCGTAGGCGACCGCCGCGAGCCCGGCCGACTCGACGAAGCCGACAAGGTCGGGCGGAACGGCCAAACGGACGTCGTGCCCTCTGCGCACCAATTCGCGGCCAACTGCGGCTGACGGCTCGACGTCGCCGCGAGTCCCATAGCATGCCAGGGCGAACTTCATGACGAACCCTCGACCGCGGTCGCCATTCGCCTAGCGCCACGAACATCGGCGAGTATCTCCAGGAGGTCGTCCATCAACAGCGTTGGCGGCAACTGCCCTATCGAGCGGGCCGGGGGATTTCGGCTGTTGGTGCGTCGTCCTCATACCCGTGGTGCAGCAGCAACGACCGCACCAGGGGACGCGGTCCTTCCGCCCGAAGCATTTGACTGGCGGGGCGGGGGCGAACGATCTGCGGCCACCAGAACCAACGTCCGAGCAGGGCCGCGATGGAAGGTGTCATGAACGAGCGCACGATCAAGGTGTCGAATAACAGGCCCAGGCCGATCGTCGTACCGACCTGACCGATGATCCGCAAATCGCTGGCCACCATTGAGGCCATCGTGAATGCGAACACCAAACCGGCGTTCGTCACGACCTTACCGGTACCGCCCATCGCGCGAATGATGCCGGTGTTGATGCCGTCCGCTATTTCCTCTTTCATTCGGGACACCAGCAGCAGGTTGTAGTCCGACCCCACCGCCAACAAGACGATCACCGACATCGGCAGCACCATCCAGTACAAATTGATGCCCATAATGTACTGCCAGATCAGTACTGACAACCCGAACGAAGAACCGAGCGAAAGCGCCACCGTGCCGACAATGACCAGCGAGGCCACGAAACCTCGGGTGATGATCAGCATGATGATGAAAATCAGGCAGAGCGCACCGACTCCCGCGATAAACAAATCGTACGTGGAGCCGTCGCGGAAGTCCTTGAATGTCGACGCGGTGCCGGCAATAAAGATCTTGGACGGCTCGAGCGGCGTCGTCTTGAGGGCCTCTTCCGCCGCCGTCCGTATCTTGTCGATACGCACGAGACCCTCGGGCGAGGCGGGATCACCCTTGTGCGAGATGATGAATCGAGCCGCTTTCCCGTCCGGGGACAAGAACTGACTCATCGCCTTTTTGAAGTCGTCGTTCTGGAAAATGTCCGGCGGCAGATAGAAGGAATCGTCGTCCTTGGCGGCGTCGAACGTCGCCCCCATCGCCGTGGCGTTCTCTTTCTCGTTGTCCATCTGGCCGAGCGTTCCGTTCATGGTGCTGTAGCTCGTCAGCAGCATGTTGCGCGCGTCCTCCGCGATCGCGATCGACGGCGGGAAAATCTCGAGCAGTTGCGGCAACAGCGTGTCCATCTTGTTCAGGTCGACGATGAGTTCATCGAATTTATCGCTCAGTGTGTCGATGCCGTCGAATGTCTCGAAGATATTTCTCAACGACCAGCATATGGGGATATCGTAGCAGTGCCGTTCCCAGTAAAAATAGCTTCGAATCGGTCGGTAGAAGTCTTCGAAATCGGACAAGTGGTCCCTGATTTCCGATATAACCTCGCGCATCTCTTTGGTCTTGTTGATCGAGTCGTGCGTCAGGGCGGTAATCTGCTTCTGCAATTCGTACATGCGTTTCATCGACGCGATCTGGAACGACAGCACGTCCGCCTGCTTGAGCATATCTACCGTGCGGTCTTTCATGTATTTCTGATCTTGCTGCATGACGGCATACTGCATTTGCATCAGGAAGGGTATCGAGGTGTGCTGGATCGGTGTCCCCTCGGGGCGGGTTATGCCCTGCACCCGAGAGATACCCTGAATCTTGAATATCGCCTTCGCCAGCCTATGCAAGACGAGAAAATCCGCGGGATTGCGCATATCGTGATCCGATTCGATCATCACGATTTCGGGCATCATTCGTGATTGCGAGAAATGACGATCGGCGGCCGCGTATCCGACATTCGCGGGAATGTCACTGGGCATATAGAACCGGTTGTTGTAGCTCGTCTGGTAGCCGGGCAGCGTCACCAGACCCACCAGCGCGACCGCCACCGTCGCAGCGAGGATCGGCAGGGGCCAACGCACGATGGCCGTCCCGATCCGCCGCCATCGACCGAACGCGAGAATCCGCGTGGGGTCGAACAGCCCAAAGCCACTTCCGATCGTGAGAACCGCAGGCACCAGGGTCAGCGCGATCACGACCGCCACGAGCATGCCCACGGCGCACGGCACTCCCATGGTCTGGAAAATGGGCATCCGGGTAAAGCCCAGGCACAACATCGCCCCGGCGATCGTCAACCCCGAACCCAACACCACCGGAGCGACCCCGCGGTAGGTGGTATAAAAGGCGGTTTCCCGATCTTCGCCGGCTTGACGCGCCTCTTGATATCGACCGAAGAAGAAAATCGCGTAGTCGGTTCCAGCCGCCATCGCGAGGGCCACCAGTAGGTTGACGGCGAAAGTCGAGAGCGCCACGAGACTATGATCGCCGAGAAAGGCAACGATTCCCCGGGCCGCAAATACCTCGATGCCCACGGTGACCAACAACAGAATGACGGTGAAGATTGATCGATAAACGAAAAGCAGCACCACAAAGATGATCAGCGCGCCCACCGCGGTCATCTTCAGAATGGATCTGTCACCGGCCTGCTGCATATCCGACAACAACGCCGAAGGGCCGGTGACATAGACCTTGACTCCCGGAGGCGGCGGCGTCCGTGCGATGATATTGCGGACCGAGGCAATGGAGTCCTGGCCCAGGGTCGTGCCCTGGTTGCCGGCGAGATTCACTTGCACATAAACGGCCTTGCCGTCGTCGCTTTGCGCACCCGCCGCCGTCAGTCGATCTCCCCAAAGGTCCTGCACATGCTCGACGTGCTTCGAGTCGGCTTTAAGCGCGCGGACCAATTGGTCATAGTAGGTATGGGCGTCGTCCCCGAGGCGCTGCTGCCCCTCCAGCACGACCATCGCGATACTGTCCGAATCCGACTCTTTGAAGTCCCTGCCCATGCGCTGCATGGCCTGCACGGCCGGTGCATCCTGCGGGGCCAGTGGCACGGAATGCTCTCGGCCGACCGTCTCCAGCCACGGAACAGCCAAAGTCACCAACAGGGTCAGTGCCACCCAGGCCAGGACGATGAGCACCGAAAGCTTGCGGATGCTCCGGGCGACGAAGGGGCCTCGAGGGTGTTCGGTGCTCATACGGCCCTCAACAGCCAGGCGGCGGCATTCAGCGGGATCATCTCAGCGCCGACCACACCGCCCACTTCGCCGCAGCGGCGAATGCCGTCCCTGATGTCCTGTGTCACGATGTTCCCCACGGTCGCGGTCCCTGTCCTGAAAGTGGAAGCCCGCCAGTTACAACGGCTGCTTGAGCAACAGCGAGCGCACCAACGGGCGGGGTCCCAACGGCCGAAGTAATGAGCTGGCGGGTCGCGGACGCACCCGTTGCGGCCACCAGAACCAGCGTCCCAGCAACGCGGCGGTCGACGGCGTCATGAATGCGCGCACGACCAACGTGTCGAACAGCAGACCCAAACCGATCGTCGTCCCCGTCTGAGCGACGCTGCGCAGGTCGCTGACCCCCATGGAAGCCATGGTGAAGGCGAACACCAGACCCGCATTCGTCACGACCTTGCCGGTACCGGCCATCGCCCGGATGATGCCGGTGTTGATACCGGCGGCCAATTCCTCTTTCATCCGGGAGACCAGCAGCAAGTTGTAGTCCGATCCCACCGCCAAGAGGACGATCACGGACGTGGACAGCACCGTCCAGTGCAGCTGTAGGCCAAGAAGATTCTGCCAGACGAGCACGGACAGCCCGTAGGACGCGCCCATTGACAGCAACACGGTGCCTACGATCACCAGCGCGGCAATAAAACTTCGCGTCATGATCAGCATGATGATGAAAATGAGGCATATTGCCGCGACTCCCGCGATCAAGAGGTCCCATTTGGAGCCGTCCACGATGTCTTTCGTGATGGCCGCGGTGCCGGTGAGGTAGATCTTGGCATCCTCCAACGGGGTTCCTTTGAGCGCCTCCTCGGCGGCCGTCTTGATGGGCTCCACGCGGGAAAGGCCTTCGGGCGTCGCGGGATCGCCCTTTTGCGAAATGAGCATACGGACGGCTTTTCCGTCCGGCGACATAAAGATTTTCTCGACCCGTTTGAACGCCTCCGAGCCGTTGATGATCCCCGGCGGCAGGTAGAAAGAATCCTCGTTTCTGGACGCGTCGAACGCCTGTCCCATCGCGGCCGAATTATTGCCCTGCGATTCCATCTGGCCCATCACGCCGGCCATGGTGCTGTGCATCGTGAGCATCATCGTCCGCATACTCTGCATGGATTCGATCATGGGTGGCAGCAGAACGACCATTTGCGGCAGCAGCACGTCGAGTTGATCCAGGTCCGCCACCAGCTCGCGCAGCTTATCGCTGACCTCGTCAACGCCGTCGAGTCCATCGAATATGCTTCTCAGTGACCAGCAAACCGGGATATCGAAGCAGTGCCTTTCCCAGTAGAAGTAACTGCGCAGCGGCCTGAAGAAATCTTCGAAATCAGAAATCTTGTCACGCAATTCTTCCGTGATCGCCTGCATCTCATGCGTTTTGCCGACCATGTCATGGGTGGTGGCGACAAGTTCCTTCATCAGGCCGTACATGTGCTGCATGATGGCGATCATCTTCCCGAGCTCTTCGGCCTGCTTGAGCATGTCGTCCATGCGGTCCTTCTGGAACGCCATGTTAATTTGCTGGCTCGCCTGCGACATGCTCACGATCCACGGGATTGTCGTGTGCTGCAGCGGGATCCCCTCGGGCCGAGTTACGGACTGCACGGTGGAGATGCCTGGAACCGCCAGGACGCCCTTGGCTACTTTGTTCAAGACGATCATGTCGGCCGAATTGCGCAGATCATGATCGCTCTCCAGCAGCAGAATTTCGGGCATCATCGATCGGGATTGGGGAAAGTGCCGTTGCAGGGCCGCATTTCCCACGCTTGCGGGGATATCACTGGGGATGAATTTCTGATCGTCATAGCTGGGGTTGTAATTGGGGAGGGTCAACAGACCGATCAGCGCGATCGCCATGGTCGTGATCAGAATCGGGGCGGGCCACCGAACGATGGCTGTGCCGATCCGCCGCCAGCGATGAGTCGTAATCCTCCGCTTCGGCTCGAACACGCCAAAACGGCCCGCAACCACAAGAAGTGCCGGCGCAAGCGTGAGCGCAACCAGAACCGCAATGATGATGCCCACGGCACACGGGATGCCCAGCGGCTGGAAGTAGGGCAGCCGGGTGAAGTTGAGGCAGAAAACCGCCCCGGCGATCGTCAACCCGGAAGCCAGCACAACCTTGGCGACCCCGCCGAATGTCGTATAGAAAGCCGTCTCCCGGTCCTCGCCGGCCTGACGCGCCTCCTGATATCGCCCGACGAAGAAAATGCCGTAGTCAGTTCCCGTCGCGATGACCGCGGCGACGAGCAAGTTCACGGCGAAGGTGGTAAGGCCGACCAACTGGAGATGGCCGAGGAACGCCACTATTCCTCGTGCCACCTGCAACTGGAGCCCGACCATCAGCAACAACAGAATCACGGTCAAAATCGACCGGTAGACCAGGAGCAACGTAATGAAGATCACCGCCAGGCTCGTGACGGTGACCAGCATGACGGTCTTTTGACCGGCGATGTTCATGTCCGCAACAGTCGGCGCGGGGCCGGTGACATATACCTTCATCCCGTTTGGCGGGGGTGTCCGCGCCACCAGCTGTCGAACCGCCGCTACCGATTCGTCCCCCGCGGCACCGCCTTGGTGCCCGGCAAGTTGTACCTGCACATACACGGCCTTTGCGTCGGCGCTCTCAGCGGCTTTCGACGTGACCGGATCGCCCCAGAAATCCTGGACGGTCTGCACATGTTTCGTATCGGCTCGCAACTCGCGGATTAGATGATCGTAGTACTTGTGCGCGTCGTCGCCCAGGGGTTGCTGACTCTCCAAGACGATCATCGCCAAAGCGCCGGAATTGGTTTCCTTGAAGTCCCCGCCCAGGTGCTCCATCGCCTTAAACGACGGCGCGGCAACGGGACTCAGTGAGACCGCGTTCTCCGCCTCGACCTGCTCCAGCGGGGGGACGCCGATAGCCACGATGACGGCGATGCCCAACCATCCCAGGATGATGGGTATCGCGAGTCGGTGGACCATCCGCGCTACGAACGGCCTTGTCTGGCGGCCATTTTCCATCTGCACTTCGCTCATGTGGCCGTCAGCATGCAGTAGGTGAAGGCGTTCAATTCGTGCGAAACCCTCTCGGCTTTGACGACACCGTCAACCACGATGCGGCAGCCGAGCATGTCGCCATTGCCTTGTGCCACAACGTTTCCCAAGATCGACGGCAGCGTTGTCGAAATGTCGAAGGACCACGGCACGGGCTGCCCGTTAACGTGCACCGGGTTGCCGTCGACATCGAAATAGCTGATGTCGGCGGTCGTCCCCGGCGGGCCGAAGATCTCGTACCTGATGTGCTTCGGGTTGAAAGGTTTGGTGTCTTTGATCCGGGTATCGGCATACGACTCGCGCTTCTCGGAGCCGAAGATGCCGTGCAACCGCGCGACGGTCATTCCTCCGACGGCGACCACGGCCGCTATGAGCAGCGGTATCCACAGCCGCTTCAGTGCGGCGATAATTCCCGTTCCGCGGGGATGGGCCCGTTGCTGCCGCCCAACCGGCCCCTGAGGTCCGGTAGGAGATTGGCGACCCATGCCCAAAAAGCCCCGTCGGCGACCAGGCAGCTGGCCACCGTCGCGGCCCTCCCTCGCGCCGCCGGGCCGGGCCCGCAAGTCGGGTTCGGTCACCGCACCCCCTTCTGCCCGTTTGCACGTCTCTTGTTATTCCGCCGGCCCGGCCAACCCGTTACACGTCGGACGCGATACGCCGGGTGTGGGCACTTCGAATGCGGTGTACGTCGCAGACTAGTCGTGCTTCGGCACCTCATACGAGCCCCGCCCCCGGGGAGCGCGACCAGGTCTCCATGAGTAAACCACGCCAATCGTCTCCGTATCAGCCCTTCTCCGACGAGATACGGGATCGTAATGCATACCGCATGCGTAACGGCACTTTATTGAATCGCCCGCCCGGATGGTTCACCCGGTTGTCACCGGGCGGTCCACTCGGTCCGGAATGGCATCCTCCCACCCGAGGTCGGCCCGGCGGCCGAGGCTTGCTGAGTGATCAACAGCCCCGGCCAGCTAACGACGATCACCGCCCGTAGTCAATGGGTTTGCGATGGCATTTCAATGGTGGCGCGATGATGCCAAGCTCCGCCGCCGCCCCCCTCGGCCGTCCGTCGCCTCGCGGCGATTTTCGCGGCGGCTCCAGGGCCGGTATCCTATGTAGCGACAACCACCCAAAATTTCATCGTCCTTGAAGGTCGACCGCGCCCAATCGCGAACCGCACCGGTGAGCCATTGCTACCGGTCACAGCCGCCAACGGCGGCGGCTGCGCAGCCTCGAACCAGCCCAATCTTTAGGCGGCGTTAAGAGCCTGACAGGTCACACCCGAAACTTTGCCCAAACCACGGACGCACGCTGGTGCCTCCAGTAGGGTTTGGGACGGTTCCACTCGTGTCAACTAGCAGCTTGGAGAACTGTGAGCATCAACCCATTCGACGACGACAACGGCAGCTTTTTCGTCTTGGTGAACGACGAGGAGCAACACAGCCTGTGGCCGGCCTTCGCCGATGTTCCAGCGGGCTGGCGAGTGGTCTACGGCGAAACCGACCGCGCTGCGTGCTTGGAGTACATCGAACAGAATTGGCCTGACATTCGGCCAAAGAGTCTGCGCGACAAGCTCGCAACGGGCCGGGGTTTTGACCAGTAAAGAGTCGGGGTATGGGGCGGGTGGAGGTTTGGGGGAGTCGATGGGAGATGGTGCGCACCCGCTTCCGCTGACGCGCGGGCAGCTTGACATCTGGCTTTCGCAGGAAACGGGCTACGTCGGTACGGAGTGGCAGCTCGGGCTTTTGATCAGGATCGAGGGTCCGGTTGACCGCGATGCCCTCGGGCGGGCCCTCA includes:
- a CDS encoding glycosyltransferase translates to MKFALACYGTRGDVEPSAAVGRELVRRGHDVRLAVPPDLVGFVESAGLAAVAYGPKLQNFLDEEFLRNMWRDFFRSVWTIRGPIRVVRRVWEPIIRHWGEVGATLLSLAEGADLLSTGINFEQPAANVAEHYDIPLAALHHFPMRANGELVPSAPPAAVRSMMTATEWLFWRSTKSVENAQRRELGLPEAKVRSSRRVAERGSLEIQAYDQACFPGLAAEWAKWGPRRPFVGALAMELSTDADQEVAAWIAAGPPPVCFGFGSIPVESPADTVAMISAACAELGERALICFGGNDFSDVPGYDHVKVVGVVNYAAVFPACRAVVHHGGSGTTAASLRAGAPTLILWSSADQPYWGNQVKRLNVGTARRFSATTQRSLVTDLRRTLSPECAARARELATRMTKPAESVASAAELLIEAARRRRVE
- a CDS encoding MMPL/RND family transporter, with the translated sequence MSTEHPRGPFVARSIRKLSVLIVLAWVALTLLVTLAVPWLETVGREHSVPLAPQDAPAVQAMQRMGRDFKESDSDSIAMVVLEGQQRLGDDAHTYYDQLVRALKADSKHVEHVQDLWGDRLTAAGAQSDDGKAVYVQVNLAGNQGTTLGQDSIASVRNIIARTPPPPGVKVYVTGPSALLSDMQQAGDRSILKMTAVGALIIFVVLLFVYRSIFTVILLLVTVGIEVFAARGIVAFLGDHSLVALSTFAVNLLVALAMAAGTDYAIFFFGRYQEARQAGEDRETAFYTTYRGVAPVVLGSGLTIAGAMLCLGFTRMPIFQTMGVPCAVGMLVAVVIALTLVPAVLTIGSGFGLFDPTRILAFGRWRRIGTAIVRWPLPILAATVAVALVGLVTLPGYQTSYNNRFYMPSDIPANVGYAAADRHFSQSRMMPEIVMIESDHDMRNPADFLVLHRLAKAIFKIQGISRVQGITRPEGTPIQHTSIPFLMQMQYAVMQQDQKYMKDRTVDMLKQADVLSFQIASMKRMYELQKQITALTHDSINKTKEMREVISEIRDHLSDFEDFYRPIRSYFYWERHCYDIPICWSLRNIFETFDGIDTLSDKFDELIVDLNKMDTLLPQLLEIFPPSIAIAEDARNMLLTSYSTMNGTLGQMDNEKENATAMGATFDAAKDDDSFYLPPDIFQNDDFKKAMSQFLSPDGKAARFIISHKGDPASPEGLVRIDKIRTAAEEALKTTPLEPSKIFIAGTASTFKDFRDGSTYDLFIAGVGALCLIFIIMLIITRGFVASLVIVGTVALSLGSSFGLSVLIWQYIMGINLYWMVLPMSVIVLLAVGSDYNLLLVSRMKEEIADGINTGIIRAMGGTGKVVTNAGLVFAFTMASMVASDLRIIGQVGTTIGLGLLFDTLIVRSFMTPSIAALLGRWFWWPQIVRPRPASQMLRAEGPRPLVRSLLLHHGYEDDAPTAEIPRPAR
- a CDS encoding MMPL/RND family transporter produces the protein MSEVQMENGRQTRPFVARMVHRLAIPIILGWLGIAVIVAIGVPPLEQVEAENAVSLSPVAAPSFKAMEHLGGDFKETNSGALAMIVLESQQPLGDDAHKYYDHLIRELRADTKHVQTVQDFWGDPVTSKAAESADAKAVYVQVQLAGHQGGAAGDESVAAVRQLVARTPPPNGMKVYVTGPAPTVADMNIAGQKTVMLVTVTSLAVIFITLLLVYRSILTVILLLLMVGLQLQVARGIVAFLGHLQLVGLTTFAVNLLVAAVIATGTDYGIFFVGRYQEARQAGEDRETAFYTTFGGVAKVVLASGLTIAGAVFCLNFTRLPYFQPLGIPCAVGIIIAVLVALTLAPALLVVAGRFGVFEPKRRITTHRWRRIGTAIVRWPAPILITTMAIALIGLLTLPNYNPSYDDQKFIPSDIPASVGNAALQRHFPQSRSMMPEILLLESDHDLRNSADMIVLNKVAKGVLAVPGISTVQSVTRPEGIPLQHTTIPWIVSMSQASQQINMAFQKDRMDDMLKQAEELGKMIAIMQHMYGLMKELVATTHDMVGKTHEMQAITEELRDKISDFEDFFRPLRSYFYWERHCFDIPVCWSLRSIFDGLDGVDEVSDKLRELVADLDQLDVLLPQMVVLLPPMIESMQSMRTMMLTMHSTMAGVMGQMESQGNNSAAMGQAFDASRNEDSFYLPPGIINGSEAFKRVEKIFMSPDGKAVRMLISQKGDPATPEGLSRVEPIKTAAEEALKGTPLEDAKIYLTGTAAITKDIVDGSKWDLLIAGVAAICLIFIIMLIMTRSFIAALVIVGTVLLSMGASYGLSVLVWQNLLGLQLHWTVLSTSVIVLLAVGSDYNLLLVSRMKEELAAGINTGIIRAMAGTGKVVTNAGLVFAFTMASMGVSDLRSVAQTGTTIGLGLLFDTLVVRAFMTPSTAALLGRWFWWPQRVRPRPASSLLRPLGPRPLVRSLLLKQPL
- a CDS encoding MmpS family protein; protein product: MKRLWIPLLIAAVVAVGGMTVARLHGIFGSEKRESYADTRIKDTKPFNPKHIRYEIFGPPGTTADISYFDVDGNPVHVNGQPVPWSFDISTTLPSILGNVVAQGNGDMLGCRIVVDGVVKAERVSHELNAFTYCMLTAT
- a CDS encoding MbtH family protein, which gives rise to MSINPFDDDNGSFFVLVNDEEQHSLWPAFADVPAGWRVVYGETDRAACLEYIEQNWPDIRPKSLRDKLATGRGFDQ